In one Oscillospiraceae bacterium genomic region, the following are encoded:
- a CDS encoding GGDEF-domain containing protein has translation MKKRGGRSILARLMILLLAVLVAQTGIYLLVFLKGGVVSETERNAFDILTERTANRKLYLENEMVGRWSNTEEGESDVLRAVRAELEASGAAQAMDTEFCQRVIARAAPDLIDMLRRNGVTGVFLVLDRPDGEGNYPGFYVRDYDPGSYAENNADLLLERGLPTVARETSVALDSYWSAFFRLDDPEAAETQFFYRPVRAAAAAPEASRGGRYFYYWSGPFSLSGMDREVVAYSVPLVWEDGTVLGVLGVDITTDYLADQLKYQELADERAGAYLLGVSQDGGETYTPVCSSGPNYKAWFGQAGSVEAAAAAQKGIVALEGMGYELYAAVQPLKLYNTNTPFEGEQWALLGILESGRLLSFTRHIHTLLMVSAAASLLLGLVLVFLAARSVTRPVTALAGALRRSDPDKPIRLGRVDMAEVDALAEAVENLSAAAYESAARISKIINITHIPIGVFEYRRDSERVFCSGSLFTILDWPEGEEGDGWLPAAEFSARMEAVGHSLYDREELIFRLNQPGGGDRWIQLFYREEGEAVLGAFQDVTRDMEAKRKIEYERDFDILTDLYNRRAFDERLTRLFLPDKRESVGVAALLMFDLDNLKYVNDTYGHDCGDRYIQAFARSLSYFYRCRSVVGRRSGDEFNVFLYGCGGKEEIRALVDGFWSAAGENCITLPDGKRIKVRASGGMVWYPDDAADFGELLRMADFAMYASKHTMKGAIRELDQREYAERRILIHGQDDLNRLIDGRLVRYAFQPVVSAEDGSVWGYELLMRPQVEGLTNLADLFRLAKAESKLYQMEKLTWFEALAAFEEKLRAGALAPDALAFINSIGGQRMDGEDVEALELRYGDLLSRVVVELTEGEELSPGFIAYKLETSRRWGALLALDDYGSGFNSDSVLLQTEPDLVKIDISIIRHVDRDPARLAVLNNIIGYCKQRGIRTLAEGVETREELETVLRAGVEYLQGFYLARPQFDPPAVPEAVVDEIRRIRAERARQ, from the coding sequence ATGAAGAAGCGGGGCGGCAGATCCATTCTGGCGCGGCTGATGATCCTGCTTCTGGCCGTGCTGGTGGCCCAGACGGGGATCTACCTGCTGGTGTTCCTCAAGGGCGGCGTGGTCAGCGAGACGGAGCGCAACGCCTTCGACATCCTCACCGAGCGCACGGCCAACCGGAAGCTCTACCTGGAAAACGAGATGGTGGGCCGCTGGTCCAACACCGAGGAGGGGGAGAGCGACGTGCTGCGCGCCGTCCGGGCGGAGCTGGAGGCGTCCGGCGCAGCGCAGGCCATGGACACGGAGTTCTGCCAGCGGGTGATCGCCCGCGCCGCCCCGGATCTGATTGATATGCTGCGCCGCAACGGCGTGACGGGGGTCTTCCTGGTGCTGGACCGCCCCGACGGTGAGGGCAACTACCCCGGCTTCTACGTGCGGGACTACGACCCGGGCAGCTACGCGGAGAACAACGCCGACCTGCTGCTGGAGCGGGGCCTGCCCACGGTGGCGCGGGAGACCTCGGTGGCCCTGGACAGCTACTGGAGCGCCTTTTTCCGCCTGGACGACCCGGAGGCGGCCGAGACGCAGTTCTTCTACCGCCCGGTGCGGGCGGCGGCGGCCGCCCCGGAGGCCAGCCGCGGCGGCCGGTACTTCTACTACTGGAGCGGGCCCTTCTCCCTGAGCGGGATGGACCGGGAGGTGGTCGCCTACTCGGTGCCCCTGGTGTGGGAGGACGGCACGGTGCTGGGCGTGCTGGGGGTGGACATCACCACCGACTACCTGGCCGACCAGCTCAAGTACCAGGAGCTGGCCGACGAGCGGGCGGGGGCCTATCTGCTGGGCGTGAGCCAGGACGGCGGGGAGACCTACACCCCCGTGTGCTCCAGCGGGCCCAACTACAAGGCCTGGTTCGGGCAGGCCGGGTCGGTGGAGGCCGCCGCCGCGGCCCAAAAGGGCATCGTGGCCCTGGAGGGGATGGGGTATGAGCTCTACGCCGCGGTGCAGCCCCTCAAGCTCTACAACACCAACACCCCCTTCGAGGGGGAGCAGTGGGCCCTGCTGGGCATTCTGGAGAGCGGGCGCCTGTTGAGCTTCACGCGCCACATCCACACGCTGCTGATGGTGTCGGCGGCCGCGTCGCTGCTGCTGGGGCTGGTGCTGGTCTTTTTGGCGGCCCGGAGCGTCACCCGGCCGGTGACGGCCCTGGCGGGCGCGCTGCGGCGCAGCGACCCGGACAAACCCATCCGGCTGGGCCGGGTGGACATGGCGGAGGTGGACGCCCTGGCGGAGGCGGTGGAGAACCTGTCCGCCGCCGCGTATGAGTCGGCCGCCCGCATCTCCAAGATCATCAACATCACCCATATCCCCATCGGCGTGTTCGAGTACCGCAGGGACAGCGAGCGGGTCTTTTGCAGCGGAAGCCTGTTCACCATCCTCGACTGGCCCGAGGGGGAGGAGGGCGACGGCTGGCTGCCCGCCGCGGAATTCAGCGCCCGCATGGAGGCGGTGGGCCACAGCCTCTACGACCGGGAGGAGCTGATCTTCCGCCTGAACCAGCCCGGCGGCGGCGACCGGTGGATCCAGCTCTTCTACCGGGAGGAGGGGGAGGCTGTGCTGGGGGCCTTCCAGGACGTGACGCGGGATATGGAGGCCAAGCGGAAAATCGAGTACGAGCGGGACTTCGACATCCTGACCGACCTCTACAACCGCCGGGCCTTCGACGAGCGGCTCACCCGGCTCTTCCTCCCGGACAAGCGGGAGAGCGTGGGGGTGGCCGCCCTGCTGATGTTCGATCTGGACAATCTGAAATACGTCAACGACACCTACGGCCACGACTGCGGCGACCGCTACATCCAGGCCTTCGCCAGGAGCCTGTCCTACTTCTACCGCTGCCGCAGCGTGGTGGGCCGCCGCTCGGGGGATGAGTTCAACGTTTTCCTCTACGGCTGCGGCGGCAAGGAGGAGATCCGCGCGCTGGTGGACGGCTTCTGGAGCGCGGCGGGGGAGAACTGCATCACCCTGCCCGACGGCAAGCGCATCAAGGTGCGGGCCTCCGGCGGCATGGTCTGGTACCCGGACGACGCCGCCGACTTCGGCGAGCTGCTGCGCATGGCCGATTTCGCCATGTACGCCAGCAAGCACACCATGAAGGGGGCCATCCGGGAGCTGGATCAGCGGGAGTACGCCGAGCGCAGGATCCTCATCCACGGCCAGGACGACCTGAACCGCCTGATTGACGGCCGCCTGGTGCGCTACGCCTTCCAGCCCGTGGTCTCGGCTGAGGACGGCAGCGTGTGGGGCTACGAGCTGCTCATGCGCCCCCAGGTGGAGGGTCTGACCAACCTGGCGGACCTCTTCCGGCTGGCCAAGGCCGAGTCCAAGCTCTACCAGATGGAGAAGCTGACCTGGTTTGAGGCCCTGGCCGCCTTTGAGGAGAAGCTCCGCGCCGGCGCGCTGGCCCCGGACGCGCTGGCCTTCATCAACTCCATCGGCGGCCAGCGCATGGACGGCGAGGACGTGGAGGCGCTGGAGCTGCGCTACGGCGATCTGCTGAGCCGGGTGGTGGTGGAGCTGACCGAGGGGGAGGAGCTCAGCCCCGGCTTTATCGCCTACAAGCTGGAGACCTCCCGGCGCTGGGGCGCGCTGCTGGCCCTGGACGACTACGGCAGCGGCTTCAACAGCGACTCGGTGCTCCTCCAGACCGAGCCGGACCTGGTGAAGATCGACATATCCATCATCCGGCACGTGGACAGGGACCCCGCCCGCCTGGCCGTGCTGAACAATATCATCGGCTACTGTAAGCAGCGGGGCATCCGCACCCTGGCCGAGGGGGTGGAGACCCGGGAGGAGCTGGAGACCGTCCTGCGCGCCGGGGTGGAGTACCTCCAGGGCTTCTACCTGGCCCGGCCCCAGTTCGACCCGCCCGCCGTCCCGGAGGCGGTGGTGGACGAGATCCGGCGCATCCGCGCCGAACGGGCGCGGCAATAG